Within Paralichthys olivaceus isolate ysfri-2021 chromosome 14, ASM2471397v2, whole genome shotgun sequence, the genomic segment tcacacacactctcacacacactctcacacacactcacacacacactcacacacactcacacacacactcacacacacacacacacacacacacacacacacacacacacacagaacagcgAAGGTGAACTAAGGCACAGAGAggagttagcttagcttagcttagcccCCTGTAAGAATACGTGTTGTTAGCCGTTAGCCGGTTAGCACAACAGACCTGGGTCCTTGATGTTGATGACATCCACCGACACCATGTCCGGTTTGTCCAGCGGACCCACCTTCCGCTCCGTCACCCCGGACGGCACCACGTCCGGCTTCGTGCCGAACTTTCGGGGGTAAAAGTCTCCAGCGTTGTGGTAAGACAGACCCGAGGACGTGGACATCGCTCCGTCCATCGCCATCTTGGACTTCCTGTTCCCGTGAGCCTCTGCGCTATATCCGCACGGCGCATGCGCGAGCACAGATCTCCAAGCGCCACTTCGAAGTGAGACGGTTCATATGATTTATAGATCTATAACAGATAGAAGAGGAATGATTACTATCATGTATAACGATTAAGAGAGGTAATTATACAACGACTTATTGATACTGTTGTTATTATCGTTATTATTATGTTCTACTATTCAGTTATATTGATTATACTATATATtacagtatctatctatctatctattattgTTACTAATACTAGCTCTAGCACAATGATAAAATAGTAATGATAACAATATCATAATGTTGAGTTCTGTTCAGGCAgcagagtttaaaaaacattcactgAGACAAAGAACAGGAAGTGTGGAAACGTCTGAggccccagtgtgtgtgtgtgtgtgtgtgtgtgtgtgtgtgtgtgtgtgtgtgtgtgtgtgtgtgtgtgtgtgtgtgtgagtgagtgagtgtgtgtgtgtgtgtgtgtgtgtgtgagtgagtgagtgtgtgtgtgagtgtgtttgtgtgtgtgtgtgtgtgtgtgtgtgtgagtgaatgagtgagtgagtgagttagtgtgtgtgtgtgtgtgtgtgagtgagtgtgtgtgtgtgtgagtgtgtgagtgtgtgtgtgtgtgagtgagtgtgtgtgtgtgtgagtgtgtgagtgtgtgtgtgtgtgtgtgtgagtgaatgagtgagtgagtgagttagtgagtgggagggggggagagaggaaatgaaggagagaggggtTAAATGGAGAAACGAGTTATATCTGATGATGAAGTGCTCGACAGAAAAAGACCCAAACATCATCTCATTATTTTTCTTATCATATTTCCAAGTGAAACCAATGAGAGACATAAACCAGCATTAACAGAaagaacgagggagggagtgaggtcAGACATTTACTTTGAGTTTTTCAGACAGTAAATTAATTTCCTCCATCTGGCTCTCAGCCTCTAACGGCCCCTGGATCTGTTTCCTGCCACGACGGAGACCCCTCTGATAAATGACCCTTCAGCAGGACcagcatttaaaataatacagTTAATGATCCAACGTGTCCGCAGAGGAAATGTGaagcttgtttttaaatatatgcaCAACATCTGGCTCCATCCAGAGCTGTCACTGTCCAGATGTGAACTCAGAGATGATGAATAGtgcttattgtgtgtgtgtgtgtgtgtgtgtgtgtgtgtgtgtaatgccaCATTCCTTTTcttagagaaaaagaaacactaaTCTTTCTGACATTTCCTGGTTCATCCTCAGTGTTCGACGTGTTGATCAGAATCTCAGTGTTTCTCGTCCTCGGGACAAAACTATGAGCAGCAGCATATTTCTACAAATACGCTGCAAGGCCAAATGTTTGCAGACGCCTCCAGCCTGTGTCTGGTTCTCATGATGCTGGCCCCAAGAGAACGCTGGTGTTCCTTTAACTCTGCaggaacagtttgtgtttttcaggatgTCTGAGCCACCGTTCTGTAAACCAGCATCACACAGATGTTAACATCTGGACCGAACTGGACGAACTGATGTCGTGTTGCTCTTTTTTGGGGAAATATCGTAGCATTAAAACCTGATTATAGATTATTTTACATAGGTTCAGTTTAACTGATGTCTGAGTCTGAtgcttttcaaaaatgtaaagtTTACCACTTAATAATCAGAGACACGTCCAGTGGacgtggagatgtgtcgtccatctttattgacaGTTGACTTCCACACCGGGGGTCAGAGGACTGTTAACTCCGGTTTAAGATcagttgtgtggttgtgtgtgtgactggttCGCTGGGGGATTGTTGGTCGACTCCTCAGCTTTTTGTGTGACAGTGCTTCTGTGTCCTGCTCTAATGTTTCCCCCCTGTGCTGCAGGACTAAACTGTCTCAGCAGCTTGTCTCcgttaaaacaaatgtttattcACCCTCCTGGAACACAACGCCATTCATTCTCTGCTCCGCCTCACCGGTCACGCTCCATCATCGCCACCTCCACAGATTCCCCTCTCGTCCCAGTTCACTGAGTAACTTTGAAATAAACTCAAGACGTCCCCGtgcctcctgtgtgtgtgctgaggcCTCTTTATCACAGataaccctgatgatgtcatagtgACATCATctagttttgtgtatttttctctATATTTGAGTTAGAAAACACagagttatttatttatgggACATTATCTGTCTGCTGTGAAGCAGCAAATCACTGGATTCACTTTAAAGAAAAGGGggaacagagaaaatgtaggagaaggaggagaagactGAAGTTTCTATTTGTAAGTTTCTGTTCTTTAAGCGTCTGAAGTGGAATCTGGTCTCTGGAGGCTTTTAatcttcagtttgtgtttttctttggagGTCGGTTCGACCAGTCGGACTCTGAGCTGCACAGAAACCAGAGCGACACGATGATCGGACTTTAACGAAGgtaatttatttgtgtgtgtgtgtgtgtgttgaatttgtgcaagtataaaaataaaaactatataaataggaaacaaattaaatataaatgtattgtgCAACATGTTGTATGTGAACACTAAGATTGTCAGCATGTACCTCCCATTAGTCACaccaacatgtgtgtgtgtgtgtgtgtgtgtgtgtgtagcagtggGAGGTGCTTGTTGCCTCCTCCTTTTGCTCCACACACAaaccctgtctctctctctctctctctctctctctgtcagtgctCCTCGCTCGCTCCTCGCAGACGGACACTCAGAAAGCAGCTTCTCATTTtcctgccgtgtgtgtgtgtgtgtgtgtgtgtgtgtgtgtgttgaagtagAGCTGAATCTCTCGACCCTCAGTGAGAAGAAGCAGAGTTTCCTCTGACGGCTCAGATTCAGGATGGACACTAACACCTTCTCGGCCAAGCTGCAGTCCAGGATGCAGATGGCAAAGCAGatcagtgaagaggagaagctCTACAGATACAGAGGCGTCCTGTACCCGAGCATCATGTGCCCTGAGGACCACCTGACGGCTCTGGAGAACATCGAGGCCCGAGAGGACGACATCATGCTGGTGGCCTATCCCAAATGTGGTGAGTGACCACATTCACTAAGACAAGAAACTGatgctgtgacctctgacccatgGGTGGGTTTATTTAGGATTCTCACCAGCTGCAGGCCAAGGGGCCCAAGGAATCTGGGGCCCAAGGAATCTGGGGCCCAAGGGATGAGGGGCCCAGGGGATGAGGGGCCCAGGGGATGAGGGGCCCTGGGGAAGAGGGGCCCTGGGAGCGTCTGTTGAAGATTTGTTGTTGTAAAATCAAAAAGAGCTCCGTTAAAGTTGTAATTTCCTGAGTGAGGTTTTTCCTTTGTTCCTGATCCTCATTTTAATTCTGAACATCTGCCGACTTCATGTTTGAGCTGCACGGTCAAATGTTACTGTCGTCACAGGGAGGATTTTAATCTGTGgcaaatattttatcttttgttaAAAACTGTAGAAGTGTACGTTATGTAAGTTATTATCTCGTGGGAACAAGTTGATAATTATCTTGTGCACACGAGTTAATATCTGCGTAGTAAAGACATGACTGGTTGATGCTTTATAGACAACACTAAATGTGTTTGCAGCTTTATAGACTTTGTTAATTTAAAGCTGATGATTACTACATAGTCCTTTCCTCGCCTGAGCCTGTTTTCCTTCAAATGATTCCTGACAaacttgtgtctctgtgcaaGAGCAACAAGAATCTCACTGTGTGACATTCCCACGTATAATAAAACCTGATTAGCTGAGTTTTCTCCATCTATGGTACAATGTGTGCATCTAagtgattaaaacacaaacatcttcttaaaatatattttgtgtgtacaagataaaaaataatcattttctgAGACTTCAGGGCTCCGAAGAAATGTGTTCCGCTCAGGGGACAAAGTCATTCAGCAGCAGTGAGTTCAGTAAGAGAGcaaacaactacacacacatgtactgtCAAGTACCACATTAACCTTTTGTAactgagtaaaagtaagtagtGTACTTCATCATCATGGCCTCTTGAGTTTCTAACGTTACGCTGAGATTAGAGGAAATtactattctttttttaaatttccaaaaACTTCATAACATTTGTTTGCTCTTGGTTTGAGGAGTTTCCCACAAACACCTGCACTGAATGGGAGGAAATACTGGAGtcagtgaaatgtaaatgtagttAGAGTTTAGTTGCTTTGAAATCATTCAGGAACaatctgacttttattttgtcgAAGAAAACCAAAGTGTTTTCTCGACACGTTCAGCGAATGACGATAACATTCTGCAAATAAAGGAGTGGACTGAAACTTTGAAGTGGATTTTTACAACAGTGACATAAAACATCCGACACCAAACTGAGAGCGGAGGCCCTGAAGagaagactacaactcccatcatccctcactgctTATTGTTTTGATCAATAATATTAATCACCTGAACAAACCGTCTCCAGCTTCAGATTCACTGAAGTGACTTCAAATGATTGTATTTTCTCTCATCGTGCGTTCGAACAGAGAAACACTTTAACCTTTCACCCCTGAAGCTGAAACAACCACTCTCCTGACATGACTTTGCAGGAATGATGGGAACTCTCACTGCACGGATCCTTGAATGAACGCTGTGACGCTCTATTGATGTTTGACGGCAGCTTTAATCCCTCAGCTCTCGTTGTGCGGTTTCACTGGAGGAAGTGGCGTGACACATTCCTGCCGTTGCTGCAGTGCGTTCCAGAAATGTGTCCTGTTTACTTTTTGAAAAGGCTTTCGCACGCAAGCTCAGTGGTGGAGAGACGACACGAAGACAGACGAGCTAATTACCTTTGGAGGAATGTCAGGTCGCACACACCCATCCCACATGTCCGAGCATATGTAGGGGCCCGCCTGGACGGGGCCCACGTTGTTATAACACAGATTATTTATCTACGGGCGTGAGACCATGCATGCCATCCTCTGTTCTGTCCAATGGGACGCCTCTGTTGAGCGGCCTTCTGATGCAGGCAGTTGAGAAGAGGATCAATCCGTCCTTCACCTCATCAAGTTTATCGTCTGCTGCTGTTTACGactctgtcattttttttttttttacctttaattaACGTCTCTGCTGCACCACGTGACTCTGATGATTGTGGAAgaagcagaaatgttttgtgaaaaCCTGCACAGATGACTGAAACCAGCAGGAGCGTTGGGGTTGTGTTCTTCAAGCATTCGAGACGTTTCTCTGAAGTTAGACTTTGATGACAGTTgtaaaaattcacattttccaGATCCCAGACCAGGAAACTTTCACAAACTCTAATCGAGTTTTGTGAGCGTCTGAGCAGAAACATACTTGAATAAAGTCAGATGACTTCAtacatgttaaaaacaacaggagctGAGCCAaagtaaaaactgtgaaatacaAAGTCAGGCTGAATCCAGAGGGAAATTGTCGTTATTAGAACAAGACCGAATGTGTGGAGATTATTCCAGAGATTACATCACCAGAGAAAACTCTCCGATCATTCTTAGAAGAGACGCAGGATTGACAGAGTTGTTGTGAGGACGAGCTGAGTGACCTGGAGGCAGAACACAGATCAGTGACATAATAAACAATGAATTCAActgggagctggagctggagtcaAAGTTAAGAAGCTCCTGCACAGAGAACAAGGAAGCTGGTGTTCTGCATCATTTCCTCACATTTCCTGCCTCAGCTGAACTTTACATGTTGAGCAGGATCAGAACAGTAACAGCTTCATACCTGCAGGCTTCAACTGGATGGTGGGGGTGGTGAAGAAGATCATCGCAGAGGCCACAGGGATGAAAACGGAATCCAGGATGCCGCCGCTGATCGAGTTCCTCGGACCGGACGTCTTGAAGGTattcaccgtgtgtgtgtgtgtgtgtgtgtgtgtgtgtgtgtgtgtgtgtacggggGGTTTCGGACTTGTGTCTGATTTCTCTGGGATCATTTAGAGAAAGTGAATTTAACAGAGGCTGAAACTTCTGgattctttttaaagaaaatgttgactTACCGGTTTAAATGTCACAtctaataaaatgaaaagagttGATTCAGGTCGATGAGGAAAATGTGCAGATCAGCTGTTTCTGAGGATCTTGCGTTTGAGGCCATTTAAACCAGAGtgaatctgcagcagctgaaactcCTGTTGGTCTCTGACCGGTTTCATTCATGTGCATCAAAATAATCTCTGCAGTTATGTTGAAAACTTTCCTCTCAGCTCATGGACCAGTCTCCTTCTCCGAGGTGTCTGGGGACTCACATGCACCCCGACAACATCCCCACCTCCTTCTACACCAAGAAGACGAAGGTAAAAACCAAACTCCTTCTTCAAAAGGTCAACAGGTCAAACTCTTTCCTTTGCTCTCCGTCCTCACCGGCACCTTAAGAGttcagtaaattaaaaaatgtgtggtgttgtgttttgttcagATGCTGGTGATCTTCAGGAATCCTAAAGACACTCTGGTTTCTTTCTATCACTTCACCAACAACAACCCGGTCCTCCCGTCCGGACAGTCCTGGGAATCTTTCTTCTCCCACTTCCTGAGCGGAGACGGTGAGAAAACcagcaaacacaggaaaactGACAGCGTTCATTAGTTCAATATAAACCAGAGACACTGATTATAATTGTTAATCTTTAGAAAGTTCAACCAAGTTatgattttatgtgtgtgtgtgtgtgtgtgtgtgtgtgtctgcagttcCTTGGGGATCGTACTTTGATCACGCTTTGGCCTGGGAGAAGAGGATGAATGACCCTAACGTCATGATCGTCACCTATGAGGAATTAAAGCAggtaacgcacacacacacacacacacacacacacacacacacacacacactttttgtttATGATATttagaataaattaaaatagGTTCAAACATTTCATAAGATTCTGAAATGTAGAAGTTGTGAAAGtgttttaacattaacattctAATCTTTGTTGTTGCTTGTTACTGGTTCACTTGTTTTCAATATGAGCTCAAAATATCTTATTTGTTAAAATGAGAATTTCTTTTCTGATGCTAAACCTGCTCAATTATTTTTCAGTCAAAAAGTaagacacattttcagaaacaaGATTTTTCAGCAGCGTCGTGTCTCAACagttttttctatttctattctcCAAACATTCCTtcagtgtttgaaatgattCTGTTTGGTTTCAACGTTCACTCCGTGagtctgtttgtttcctgtcctgcAGGACCTGAGCGAGGCCGTCCGTCAGATCTCCAGCTTCTTCGGTTTCCCCCTGACGGAGGCTCAGGTGACGCAGATCACAGAGAAGAGCTCCTTCACCTCCATGAAGGAGAGCTCGGCCAACTCCCACGGCCCCATGGGAAACGTCATCTTCAGAAAAGGTGCACGAATTTTGTTTTATAACCAAAATGAAACTGCGATCCTTTGGCTCAATCAAAATCCCATTTAaatttttccttttgttcttattattttgaatttaaagaaCTTTAACTGTGCCACGTGTTTTTGTTTCGCGCAGGTGAAGTTGGGGACTGGAGGAACCATTTCACACCTGAGCAGAGTCGAGAGATGGACGAGGCCTTCGACAAACACCTGGCAGGGACCCGGCTGGGAGAGAAACTTCAATACCAACAACACTGTCAGTAGGAAGCAAGGAAGcaggaaaggaaggagggagggtcTGACACTCGTCCCCTCAGTCAGGCATTAGACGGATCCTTCGCCAACTCGTTTGGACTGAAACACTAACACCACGTCAACATTTAACCATTCTCACCTCAGGCTGTAGGGGGCGTTATCAAAGACAGGAAACACGGCCTGACAGTCTCAGTTCAGGGCCAAATGTCCCACTGTGACTGGTTCAAGGCAACatggatgatgaagaagaagaagaagtggatcAAGGTTTATTCTCAGTTTTAAAGTCTGTGAAGCTTTGATCTGCAGCATTGAAGAAAGAGTGTCTCAGGtgaaacacaggaaaacagaaagttATCGATTTTAAACTTTGTCtctgatgaaacaaacaagatacGACATGTTGATAAATCAAAGTTTCTCTCAGAGGATTTTTCTTCTCATCAAACAGAAGATATTCATATTTCTTcaaactgtttcctctctcGTGCAGCTGAACGTCACCGACGTCTGGATTAAGTCAAACATCAGTGAATGAACATGGGCGACCTGACAGATACCAAAAGTGAAGCTTTGCATTATTTTTCATGAACCCTACCTCCTCCTTGTTAGTAGATGAGACaaggaccaaactaaaacaccTCTCTGAAGTTtagttcttttcttctctcagtAATTTCACCTGAACATTTAACGTTTATG encodes:
- the sult6b1 gene encoding sulfotransferase 6B1 codes for the protein MDTNTFSAKLQSRMQMAKQISEEEKLYRYRGVLYPSIMCPEDHLTALENIEAREDDIMLVAYPKCGFNWMVGVVKKIIAEATGMKTESRMPPLIEFLGPDVLKLMDQSPSPRCLGTHMHPDNIPTSFYTKKTKMLVIFRNPKDTLVSFYHFTNNNPVLPSGQSWESFFSHFLSGDVPWGSYFDHALAWEKRMNDPNVMIVTYEELKQDLSEAVRQISSFFGFPLTEAQVTQITEKSSFTSMKESSANSHGPMGNVIFRKGEVGDWRNHFTPEQSREMDEAFDKHLAGTRLGEKLQYQQHCQ